The genomic stretch GCGTATAGATCGCCACGACATATATGACAAGACTCCACTCCTGCATGAAGGAATACATCTTTGTGTCAGCTGGGATGGACAGTACATCTTGTATGATGTGATGTGGTAGTGATGCGCCCAGATTACAAGCGTCATCTTACCCTTTATAAGCCAGCTGACGTCTGGCGTCTGTCGTACACTTCACATCCATAGGAACTGCCTGGTGGCCTTGTTTTGCACTGTAACATTAATACCATGGACTCCGACCTCAAATCGCTCTCAATTCCTCGCCTTGGCCATCTTTTGCAATTTCACCACCATTCTGCATTGCGACCAGCGCTATTCGACGGGCAGACATTGAACCTGAATTACCGTCCGTTGTTCCACCCTGCATCTGGCGCAAAGAGTTCGTCCATGCTGTCACCGCCACTTTTCCCAGTCCTCGAATCTTCAACGCTGTAGGATCTGGTTACAGCAATTTGACGGCTCGACTTCTTGTCAGCTGCCTGATTGTGCGCAGCTGTTTCTGCTTCTGGGCTCTGCAACTCATATTCCTTCTCAGTTCCACGTTTTACCAACATCCTGAATTTGCGGATCATAGAACGATCCCCGCTCCCACTCTTGCTCGATAGGGACAGTATCCAGGGCATATACTGCTGTATGAACGGTTTCAGAAGCGCCACACATGCGCAAATCACACCGCCGTTGAGCTCGACTGTGGAGAAGATGCATGCCTTGGCTACGTTGTAAGTCGAGTCGGGGTTGCTGATCATGCTGTAAACATAGATGATGCGAACAGTAGAAATCACGACAACACTATCGAGCTGTCAGTACCTGGCGGGGAAAGCTGTGCAGTCATTCATACCCAGACCCAAGCGCGAATACGAGTCCTAGTAAGACCTTTTGCTTCAACGGCAGTTGTAGAGCGCGCAACATTGGTATCGGCAAGCAGAGAATCAGGAAGTCTGTGATGATGTTGATACACGCCATGAACAGGTTCAAGTCTGTCAGACACTTCTGATCTGTATGGGTTTGTGGATTGCAAGGACCAGCAGCAACAACTGTAATCGAAAGAGAATATCCAAAGACCAGGCCCGCTAATCCGTAGATGCACATTCGAATGGTCCGGTCCGGATTGAGGCGGTAGTAGAGGGCCAATAGTGACAGCTTTGCCAAAGCGGGCGTCCAAACGTACACAACCATGATACCAACAAGTATCTTTGTGTAGGCCATTACCTGTTCAGGAGTGACGTTCCACAGATGTTGACCGAAGCCGTATTGGAACGCTGTGCTATGGTCAGCCGCGCAACGTTGACGACAGCGATAGACTGTACCTTCGAAACATATTACCAGCCACGCGACGCAACCCATCCAACTACACAGTACAAGTGCATCGTCCAACCCGGTTGTGTGGCGAATACAGATACGAGTATACAGTCGCAAAGCGAGCACAATGGTGGAGATGACCGTCATCACCACATATACCACGATGATCCTATTCTGGAGGTCGGTCCTATCGCCACTGAAATCTGGTTGCATACCATGAGGCGGCGGTATAACGCCAATTTTCTGCGCATTCGTAGTCATTTTTTCGGGGAGCTCTTGGCGAAAGAGGGCGAAGGATTCGAAAGCTGGATTGCTCCTAGCACGATGCCGGACTTGCAGCGACCTTATCACTGGGTAGCAGCATCGTGTAACGTTGCCAACACTTGACATGGGGAAGCATGGCTGATCGCCTCTCCTGTATAACCTCGCCTCTTCAACTGTGGAACCATAAGACGCAAACGCTTGCTCATAGCGCTTACGAATGTGCGATTTCTCGGAACGGCTAGCTTAGATCCTGTGAAAAGGGCAGAGGGATATCTAATAACAAAAGGTGAATCTCTTTGGCATGTTCATGGCAGCAAAGAGGGCACGCCTGACCCCTGTCTCGGCTAAGTCATTATACATTCCTGTCCTGAAATGGTCAGTGTCAGCCTCAGGAAAAGCTGGTATACGTGCCGAAGTGACACAAAGTACTACAATCAATAACGTGGCGTTCGGACAATTCATGCACCATCGTCTCTCCCTTTCGTTGGGAACCAAACAACGTCGGACCGCTAGAAAACATCACAATATCACAGCTGGAAGTCTAACTTAGCATGACTTCGATCCGAGCCACTAGTCGCCTATGTGTGATGGTGTGCGACTAAATACTACAAGCGCGAACGTACGTTAGTCTAATCCTTGCAAGCCACTCATCAACGGATGCAGCAGGCTTCCTATTCCAGCAATACCAGCAAATCCTATATTTCGAGAGTTTCCGAGGCATTTTGAAGGACCAAGTGCAGCTAAAGATTGGATGTCTTCAGCTGGTGGTGTTGCCAATCGGGTCTCTGTACATGCTGCCACAAGTGCGACTGTCACCTTCCAAAGATCGGGGAACAAACACGTCGCACTTTCCTTCTCCCACGTTTCGTGCTCGCAGTAACACCTTCCACGGCAATTACCAAACGCAGCAACTGATTGTATGCACTCACAACTGGTAGGCCCATTGCAAGTATCCACGGGCCGCTGAAACAGCTAATGGGATTTAATAAGGGGAAATTTGTGAGTTGAGCTGCAAAGGAGGCACTATTGTCGACGAACATCACCCTAACATCAGCAACACAGCGTCTATCCGGGAAGGAGCTATGGAATCTGTACCCATCGCCGTCTTTGTGTTTGCACCATTATCGGCAGTCGTACTGCACGAATTGATTCTGCGTCGAGTGGAAGTCGACCATCTAACCCTATCGATACTTGGGCTTGCGTCTATTGTGTTCTGGGTCCTCGCATATTACACTGGTTTCATTGCTGCAACACTGGTAACCAGCGCCTTCTGGGTGCCGCTGTGGCTTTACATCGGAGTCTACCGCGCCTTCTTTCATCCACTCAGGCACTTCCCAGGTCCCCGGGCAGCGAAGTTATCACGATGGTGGACAATCAAACAGACGTGGGACAGTAATCTACACTATCATCGAGTACTCCAGAGCTTACAATACAGCTACGGTGATTACGTAAGGACAGGTCTGTCATGCTTGGTACCTCTTACCGAATTCAGTACTGACTAGTACAGGACCACGTGAGCTCACCGTGTTCGATGCAGCTGCGATCCAGCCAATCCTGGGAGTTCATTCCAAGACTACCAAGGGCCCATTCTTCGATGTCATGGAAAGATCCCTGCATCTCAATCGCGACAAGACTTTTCATCGACAGCGACGCCGGGTTTGGGATAATGCATTCAAAGCATCACTCTCTGACTACGCTCCTCAAATCGAGCATTTCACGGATCAGTTACTCATAAGACTCCGCAATGAAGAAGGACAGCCCATTCCTCTCCTTGAATATACCACCTACTACAGCTACGATGTCATGGCAGCTCTGGCTTTTGGAAAGCCTATGGGCTTCATCAAGGGTGAACAAAGCGATGTCGCAGCAAGCATCCTCGCCACTTTCACCAACAGTGTCCAAGCCTTGGGCTACATGTACCACATGCCATGGCTGATGAACGCAATCGGAGTCCTCACATCAATCGCCGGCCCCATGAAAGAATGGCGAGACTGGAGTGTCAGTCAAATGCGAATCCGAATGAAGGTACGTACTCTAGTTTACATGTCTCAGATACCCCCGTCCAACTAGATCCACCTACAGGTCCGAGACGCGAAACCAGACCTCATCTCCCACCTGATTACCTCGACGCCCAAAACCCACGAAGGCCGCGAACTCCTCTTCGGCGAGTCCCGCCTCATCATCTCCGCTGGTAGTGAAACTACTTCCACAGCCCTAACCTTCATCTTCATGCAACTCGCCACACACCCTCACTATATGACCGCCGTACGCAACGAGTTCCTAGCCAAACACCCCTCACACACATGCCAAAACGCCCTCCCCTTTCTCGAAGCAGTCATCCAAGAGTCCATGCGCATGTGGCCCTCCGTCTTCTTCGGCTCCCAACGCGTAACCCCACCCCAAGGTGTCGAGATCTCGGGCCACTTGATCCCCGGAAACATTATCGTACACATCCCTCTTTTCCCGCTGTTCCGCGACCCCAGGAATTTCGTCTGTCCCGATGAGTTTATACCTGAGCGGTGGACGACTAGACCAGAGTTGGTGCGGAATAGAGCGGCGTATATACCGTTTTCTACGGGTGCGCATAGTTGTGCGGGGAAGAAATTGAGTCTCATGGAGTTGAGGAGTGTGGTGGGCAGGGTGATCAGTGAGTTTGATGTCGTGCTTGAAGAGGGCACGGATGTGGGGGCGTTTTGGGAGGGGGTTAAGGATCATTTTACCGCGGGCCCGCCGAGGATGATGGTGAGGTTTGTTAAAGGCGGCTGATTGCGAAGGTGTCGTGGTTGAGATGTGTCATGATTGAACGTATGACTTTAAGTTTTCATGAGTACTTGGACTGAGAGGGAAGGCTAAGAATTCATGGCACGCAGGATTTAGCAATGTTATGATGAATACAATGTCTTATCTTCGATATACTCAAATCTGACATTACTATCTATTAAACCAACCAAAAATGGCTACATTCTACAAAACACACTCTACTAGTCATACAAAGCATCGCCCAATAATACTAACTATCCTCACCCCACCTAAAAATCCAATAAACTCGCCCCCCTAGCAGGAACACCCAAAACCGGCGGCACAGCAACGACAGCAGCACCTCCTCCCTCCTTCACGGCCTCAACTTTTGGCACACTAAACCCATACTCTGCCTCCCAATCATCCTCATAATCGCTGTCGTCCTCAGAATCCCAGTCACTATCTTCACTCCCATCCTCATAATCTTGCTCACTCCAATCACTCTCCtcgtcatcttcatcttcccACTCCCCATCCTCTtcctcatcatcatcctccCCATGTTCAAAGTCCTTGGTAGCAACCTCCACGCCCACGACGCCTGTAATCTTCTCCCCCAGCGCAGAAACGTCTAGATCATGCAAGTCGCCGGTGAGGAGGTGGGTCCCGGTTGTGTGACACTCGCCTGTCGTGCCCTCACATATCGGCTCCCCACGCACGAGAGTAAGCTGCACGACTTCGTGCTCCTGCCACGCGTTTACGTGGTCGAGACGGATGGCTTGCAGGGTCTTGCATAGTGATAGGGGGTTGGGTGTTGTGAGAGACTTGAGTATCCTAGCGGGCGCATGGTGCGCACCATAGGCGTACAAGACTTCTAGCCCCGAGAGCGCTTTAAGCAGCGTTCCAAGACCGTCGCTATCCTCCGTTGTTGCACCCGCATTCAGGGTGTTTTCAGAGTACTTGAGGTACCTGACGTGAGACGCGTAAATGGGGTTTGACGTTACACTGCGCAGGAAAAGGGAGTAGCGTGTGCAGGCGGCGGTAAGACTGATGTTTGTAGCGATGTGGGTGGAGGAGATGCGGTTGAGGCAGTGCGCGGTGAGGGATAGGTTGATGATGGAGCGGTAGAGTGTGGGTTGTTGGCCGTGTATGGTTTCGTTCACGGTTGGTCGGTCGGGCGTGAGGTAGATACAGATTAGGTGTAGGATTGGGTCTGGAAGTGATGGGAGGGTTATGAGAGACATTTTAGGTAGGGAATGGCAGTCGTAAATGTAATTTTGTTATTACGACAAGGTCTAAATCGCGCCAGGCGTAGAAATTTTGGTGTTGGGATTGATGATGCTGGAGGGTTGGGTACGAAGGGAAGACGCGTTTTCGATGATGTAGTCGCGCCGGTTTTACGCtattgtggttttcgaaataccttgagccgcctggatctggttagcttggtgcccaagaacatcaactcccatagtaatttgttagtaaattaatgcagcagccgtttcccacctccagaagcccatgaagctagtcctgtactctaaatcgttcgtgtatagcgttttgtttgtgtggagcttgttgcgagctcaatctagctgctgttgggatgccgcccaagcgccagcgtaagccgaagcagccattcgatcaaggcgttaacccgtcctcccagaagcgtagagcgccagcaactagacaaaatcctacccatttaacgcctaaacgtgtccgccgtgaggcgctgccgtcgcctccagcgactgcccccgcgccgtcaaagcccgttgtccgagcctgagctgcaagccacccaaacagctgcctccgcgcaagctgaagatatcgttggcgaggatgaggatactttcgaggatggagatggcgatccgctgcctgaggatgaggatgagatcgctgctaagggcgctgccggtagtgttgaggatgagggagagccagcgtaccgacgtcaagaaggcactccatggctgcctcgctcatcgcaagcgctagaggatgaggttaatcctgtactgcgcgttaggtggagggcttgccttggtggtgatatggagaaacactttattcctgaagctgccgatagcgagcacggcgtacggctgtactcgctgcatttcgacgacctatggcagtgggtagatgacgttgttgcagaattacggccaaaaagagcgaagatctcatctgtttgcactgttgtttacccagctaagcaggccaaacgcgagcgcgcgataaagcgattgcggcgaggtgttgatgcaacgtggaatagctttcagcgccttgttgtagaggttgataactatgtcagcgagccagtaaacgtcgatttcgagctcatcttggctgaaattccaggggagcagcagccgttgccaacggttgtcgacggtcctcgtcgacgcaccgcaacggtgattcaagaggaggggcttgctggtgtaatagcagctgaacaagcaggtagcgggcatgctattgctatccgggatagatggcgctgtacagatacccattgcgagaactatccttattgctgctggatggcgccaacagcgaggcagccagcgcgcttcgaagatcacctctttgtcaacggcaacattatctccatgtgggcaagagcaattacagcgagaagggcaacgtacgatgagccatctgatgatgtacggcttgcaattttgagagcaaaggacctgcgggtgcatgagaaaacgcgcaagttgcgggcggctggagatggcgacgatgatatcaaaagcttaacaaaactgctcatcgttggacagcttgagcggatgaacaggcaacctcaacaggagtctaacttgcaggcagctgcaccaacgataacaagagctgaggtatctagtgcatctcagtgggcgcctatccgatatgatcatgagcaggagattaacgagcatactagtaatttctttaactaccttaagttaaaatttcctacagttggagaggacattaacgagctttataagactcttgttattgacggagctatggatatcaacctcttgatgcagccatctggtgatatcttgaagttgtggacgcagcatttcaagcagcctcctggctggtttttcacgctacaaaacactgcaaaagaatggcaagctgggtaccagggtctcacagatcgtaactggagacgagtcgaacgttgtaagaaaagagaagagattgcgcgcaagaaattggtggttgaaccgtctagcagtgttgtggaggatgatggcgagaatgcttgaagcttagtggcctgagcgtttttggtgacagcggcccgtgcccgctatagtgttgaggtttttcaggcgtttcaaatgcgctgcaacaatagtctatttggatagccctatgtacaacactacaacgttatgcgattataacaggttaacttcctaagatagttctatatgtatagaaatagctcttatttttttagaattattaaatcgcttttgtgggttgcgcattaaggtgtaatcgttcgcatttgtatggtatcatctacctatagaaacgtactgtggcatccatttaaaagcacaattaatagggatagccacacctatggaaccagcttctgcagttaatattacagcacaccagctgcgctgcatactcaagaaagaccccaaagtcaatgaagttctccgcttgcgctgaattccttttcatccaccccttgagctgcttaaagctcttctcgatggggttgaaatctggtgagtatggcggcagatactcaaggagtactccagcactttggcaaagcacccgtacacgctctgatcgatggatggaggcgttatcaagcacgattactgaggctggccctgggtgaggattgcagaacggcagcacttgaaactctaagaagtcttctaggatctcagatgtaatcgcgccttgaaagatcttatagcttatgtagccatctatcgtcatggctggcagcagcgaccaccgttctgatcgcctgaagctgtgtgatagctccaccggctccccgattggagaccagccatacttgcggtcgcccgtacgctcattgcaggcgctctcgtccaacgcaacgatctgctccgccttatagtgttgcgccatcctggcaagatagaggcggcggagtggctcactctgctcctttgcccgctttgttgcaagcttgcgagaccatctcatcttctctagctctcggtaaacgctcgcaaggcttatcctaacgtcgtactcgtcgtacaagaagtccctcatctcatccatgtatgcgcccggtgagccattgaggtatgcctgaaggccttcgcgctgagcttgccggagtatagatggccgcccaagtcgaacgcagcgcggcggataaggcacgccccaaaactctaagctcaacctcagctttgctactgtgttacggctcgcacctgtagctctagagatggctcgatcactttcgcaggcagcaattcggtcgaggatagcctggagaacagcgggctgcaagcggtggccggtgcctggcatcgcgatgagatgggctcgagaaaattgcaacaccaaaaacgcgagtcagtagaggcgatcgcagcaaacaatgaacttcaaatacgttgtgggtgttagaaagcgtggctgcatcgatttactaacaaattactataggagttgatgttcttggccaccaagccaaccagatccaggtggctcaaggtatttcgagaaacacccataaTTTTACGTTAGTCTGGCGCGTCGCCTCAGCCTCGTCTCACACAGCGAGAAAGGGGTTTACACGAGGAACTAAGAAAACTAGTTATTCTTAGTGTTTGAATCGTTCTTAGTATTTGAAATCGCTTTTAGCGATTTGAAAGAAAATCCTTGTATTGCCATGACCATGCGAAAATGCACCTGAATTGGCACCCACTTAACCAAGAAATCCCAATGCGATATCGTCCCGCCACGATAACCAAAACGCCGCGCTATGCACATAGACCCTAGACTCATAATCCCTTAATTCAAAGCTTAATCTTCTTGACGGGCTTTTGCTCAGAATCATCCTTCTTCCGCTTGAAAATGCTCTGACTCTTCATTTGTCCCAAGCCAGGCTTACCCGTCGGCGCAGCCTTTGTTTTGAGTCCAAAGCTCAACTTGGCGGGTGCCTTTGGTTCCTCGCcatctttcttttcttcgTCTTGTTTCTGGCCATCAATAGGTGATTCTGTCTGTTTGTCGTCCGCTGATGTTTTGTCTGTTGGCGAAGATTCTTCGGCGGGTGGTGTGACTTGTTGTGTTGCTGGTTGCATCGACGCCTGGGCAGCTGCTCGCTTTGCTTCGATAGCCTTCTTGGCatctgcttcttcttgtgCACGCTTCGCCATTTTCTTCAGCATTTTGTCTTCACCTGCACCGCTGCGAGCCTCGGCGGCTTCGAGCTCAGCGATTTCGTTGCGCCGTGTTACGGCAGCAGCGGATGTGTCTCTCCAAGCGATCATCAGCCCGTCTTTTTCGTCTTCCTTGACGTTAACTATGCCCTCTCGCCCGAGATGTTTGGTGAATTCTGTGAGGGAGCTCCATTTTGTCGCATTCATGTGGACGTGCTCCTTATCCCGAATGTATTCGTTGTAGAACCGGTTAACGGAGATCCACTTCTCATTATGCGCCGTGCGAAGCAAGTTGACAAAGTCTCTTTGGAAATCATTGCTGAAGCCGTTGATGTACTTTTTGGGATCCTCGCCTACGACCTGAAGGTTGCGCACATGCGATTCTGAAGTAACATGGCATTTGAATCTGGAAGATATCGTCAGTAAAGCACGCCAGGAGATTCGCCGAAACGTGAGGTAGATAACTCACCCGTTGGCATCGCGACACTGCTTTTGACACGGCTCGCACCACCAGCGCAGCCGCTGCAGACCCTTTGACTTCATCTTGTTGGCGACCCATTTCGTGCTTCCGGCTTCCGCTTTGCCCATGTTGGATGTTGTGTATTGGCGAGAGCGTATGTGTATGCGTATATGTGTTGAATTCAGGGACGATCGTTATTACACAGGTTGCGTGAATCGTGGGGTCGTGGGTGAGGCTTGTGTCTGGGTAGTAGATGGGGATGCAGTTGGGATCACGAAACTCACAGGGCTGACTAAGTGTCGCCACCCGCGGGCGCTAGTACTAGGCGACTTTTTCCAGGGTCCTCTCACATGTGCATGACTCCACTTTGAGGGCTACGACTGGGTTGGGTAGTCTTGTGAGCCGATGAAGCTGTAATCGCGAACCTTGCGTTGTCTCTTAAATGTTAATGGTAATGTAATTTATTAGCGTCAACTCCCTATTGGTCACTCTTGACTGACTGGTCGCATCATTACCAACAAAGACGAATTTCGACGGAGACGACTTGACTGTATTATGATATCAGTACTTTAAGCACAGAGTATAACTATATAAAAAGCGCGTAGGATCTTGATTCGAAGAGTGATACCCCTATTATATCCCCTTCAAGCCCCCCGAGAACTTCGCTATCCTGGCCAGAGTAGGCCACGAACCACACATCTCAACACTTACAACACCCCCACACCTAAAACCCTCACCTAAAAACCCCACCAATCAACCCAACCTCAGCCTCCCATCCAAAACTCCCTCCCACTCCCTCTTCCCAAATCTCTCATACCCTTTACCCTCTCTCGGCAACCAATACACGACATCCCCCCCCACTCACCTTCCCCGGTTCCACCCCCTCCCTCTTCAACCTCCCCTTCACCATCTTCAACGTCCCTGTGACCTCCAACTCTCTCGTCAATCTCAAAAACAGCGGTACCGCATACCCCGGCAACACCTTTCTCGCATGCCTCGCCAGACCCTCAAAGTCAAACGTCGCCTCCGTAACGCCATCAGCCATGACGATTGATGCGGCGCCCGCGCGACCTTCGTAGCCTGGTATGCGCACGCCGTATACGTTTGTGGCGGCGATGTGGGTGAATTTCCCGAAAAGGTCGGATACTTCGGCTGTGGAGACGTTTTCGGATTTCCAGCGGAATGTGTCGCCCAGGCGGTCGACGAAGTAGATACGGCCGTCAGCGTCTTGGCGGAAGAGATCGCCAGACTGAATCCATCTGGTGGGTTGTGTGTGGTTAGTGTTCGTTGCATTGTTGGACGACTTCCTCACACATGCAATGGTTGAACTTACGTGTCACCTTTCTCGAATACGTCGTGGATTCTCCTGCTTTGTGTAGCATCGTCGTTTCTGTAGTATTGCGGTGCTATGGCTGCTATCATGGGTGTCACTTTATGTAAGACTTGGCCTGGCTCATTGATGCCACTGCGTATTGCAAACCCTCTTTGATCTCGCAGGATTTCCTCAGTGTCTACATCCATTTTGACTCTTGCTTCGAATTTGCTATATATGTGGTTCACAAGTAGACCGCGTAGACCGATACAGTTAGCGGTGAAAGGACCGGCGTTGGGATTTAGCATAGCCCCTAGTCCATCGGTAGAACCGTAGACCTCGTGGATGATTGGGATGTCGAATCGCTCACGGAATCGTTCCCAGACATCGGGACGCATGCCGTTGCCCCATGCTTTCTGGACCTTGTGTTGTCTTTCGTACGGGTTTGGCGGACTGTTTACTAGGTAGCGGCACATTTCGCCAACATATTGGATGATGTTGGCTTCAGAAGTCGCAACCTCAGGCCAGAAGGTCTTGTGTGAGAATTTCCTGCCGAGCACAATGGTACTGCCAGCGTGGATTGTGGGCGTTGTGCATAGTCCATGTGCAGAAGTGTGGTAGAGAGGCATACATGTATACATCCTGTCCCCTTGCTTGAGTTTGAGATACCTTTTGATCGAGTTTGCGGTTCCAAGTTCGCGTCCGGTGCTGA from Pyrenophora tritici-repentis strain M4 chromosome 1, whole genome shotgun sequence encodes the following:
- a CDS encoding DDE-3 multi-domain protein; translated protein: MPGTGHRLQPAVLQAILDRIAACESDRAISRATGASRNTVAKLRLSLEFWGVPYPPRCVRLGRPSILRQAQREGLQAYLNGSPGAYMDEMRDFLYDEYDVRISLASVYRELEKMRWSRKLATKRAKEQSEPLRRLYLARMAQHYKAEQIVALDESACNERTGDRKYGWSPIGEPVELSHSFRRSERWSLLPAMTIDGYISYKIFQGAITSEILEDFLEFQVLPFCNPHPGPASVIVLDNASIHRSERVRVLCQSAGVLLEYLPPYSPDFNPIEKSFKQLKGWMKRNSAQAENFIDFGVFLEYAAQLVCCNINCRSWFHRCGYPY
- a CDS encoding Kin17-mid multi-domain protein, which produces MGKAEAGSTKWVANKMKSKGLQRLRWWCEPCQKQCRDANGFKCHVTSESHVRNLQVVGEDPKKYINGFSNDFQRDFVNLLRTAHNEKWISVNRFYNEYIRDKEHVHMNATKWSSLTEFTKHLGREGIVNVKEDEKDGLMIAWRDTSAAAVTRRNEIAELEAAEARSGAGEDKMLKKMAKRAQEEADAKKAIEAKRAAAQASMQPATQQVTPPAEESSPTDKTSADDKQTESPIDGQKQDEEKKDGEEPKAPAKLSFGLKTKAAPTGKPGLGQMKSQSIFKRKKDDSEQKPVKKIKL
- a CDS encoding CaiC, Acyl-CoA synthetase (AMP-forming)-AMP-acid ligase II, which codes for MESLRSLIFTSGTTGLPKCVVVSTGRELGTANSIKRYLKLKQGDRMYTCMPLYHTSAHGLCTTPTIHAGSTIVLGRKFSHKTFWPEVATSEANIIQYVGEMCRYLVNSPPNPYERQHKVQKAWGNGMRPDVWERFRERFDIPIIHEVYGSTDGLGAMLNPNAGPFTANCIGLRGLLVNHIYSKFEARVKMDVDTEEILRDQRGFAIRSGINEPGQVLHKVTPMIAAIAPQYYRNDDATQSRRIHDVFEKGDTWIQSGDLFRQDADGRIYFVDRLGDTFRWKSENVSTAEVSDLFGKFTHIAATNVYGVRIPGYEGRAGAASIVMADGVTEATFDFEGLARHARKVLPGW
- a CDS encoding CypX, Cytochrome P450 — encoded protein: MESVPIAVFVFAPLSAVVLHELILRRVEVDHLTLSILGLASIVFWVLAYYTGFIAATLVTSAFWVPLWLYIGVYRAFFHPLRHFPGPRAAKLSRWWTIKQTWDSNLHYHRVLQSLQYSYGDYVRTGPRELTVFDAAAIQPILGVHSKTTKGPFFDVMERSLHLNRDKTFHRQRRRVWDNAFKASLSDYAPQIEHFTDQLLIRLRNEEGQPIPLLEYTTYYSYDVMAALAFGKPMGFIKGEQSDVAASILATFTNSVQALGYMYHMPWLMNAIGVLTSIAGPMKEWRDWSVSQMRIRMKVRDAKPDLISHLITSTPKTHEGRELLFGESRLIISAGSETTSTALTFIFMQLATHPHYMTAVRNEFLAKHPSHTCQNALPFLEAVIQESMRMWPSVFFGSQRVTPPQGVEISGHLIPGNIIVHIPLFPLFRDPRNFVCPDEFIPERWTTRPELVRNRAAYIPFSTGAHSCAGKKLSLMELRSVVGRVISEFDVVLEEGTDVGAFWEGVKDHFTAGPPRMMVRFVKGG